One region of Populus trichocarpa isolate Nisqually-1 chromosome 4, P.trichocarpa_v4.1, whole genome shotgun sequence genomic DNA includes:
- the LOC18110055 gene encoding senescence-specific cysteine protease SAG12 yields MAAKKCNTRIFVPFLLILAAWATKIACRPLDEQEYMLKRHEEWMAQHGRVYGDMKEKEKRYLIFKENIERIEAFNNGSDRGYKLGVNKFADLTNEEFRAMYHGYKRQSSKLMSSSFRYENLSDIPTSMDWRNDGAVTPVKDQGTCGCCWAFSTVAAIEGIIKLQTGNLISLSEQQLVDCTAGNKGCQGGLMDTAFQYIIRNGGLTSEDNYPYQGVDGTCSSEKAASTEAQITGYEDVPQNNENALLQAVAKQPVSVGVDGGGNDFQFYKSGVFNGDCGTQQNHAVTAIGYGTDIDGTDYWLVKNSWGTSWGENGYMRMRRGIGSSEGLCGVAMAASYPTA; encoded by the exons ATGGCCGCAAAAAAATGCAATACTCGTATTTTTGTGCCATTTCTCCTTATTTTAGCTGCATGGGCAACAAAAATAGCTTGTCGTCCTCTTGATGAGCAGGAATATATGTTGAAGAGGCATGAAGAATGGATGGCTCAACATGGACGTGTCTATGGAGAcatgaaagagaaggagaaacgatacttgatttttaaggaaaatattGAACGTATAGAAGCATTTAACAACGGTTCTGACCGCGGATACAAGCTTGGTGTGAACAAATTCGCAGACTTGACCAATGAAGAATTTCGTGCTATGTATCATGGGTACAAGAGACAATCATCCAAATTGATGTCTTCATCATTTAGATATGAAAATCTAAGTGACATACCAACTTCAATGGATTGGAGAAATGATGGTGCAGTCACCCCAGTTAAAGACCAAGGCACTTGTG GGTGTTGCTGGGCATTTTCCACAGTGGCAGCAATAGAGGGAATTATAAAGCTTCAGACAGGTAACTTAATATCATTATCAGAGCAACAGCTTGTGGACTGTACTGCTGGAAATAAAGGCTGTCAAGGTGGTCTCATGGACACTGCTTTCCAATATATTATAAGAAACGGAGGGCTAACAAGTGAAGATAATTACCCCTACCAAGGAGTAGATGGCACTTGCAGTAGCGAGAAGGCAGCATCTACTGAAGCACAAATAACTGGGTATGAAGACGTGCCACAGAATAATGAAAACGCTCTCCTGCAGGCTGTGGCCAAACAACCAGTATCTGTTGGTGTTGACGGTGGTGGGAACGATTTCCAGTTTTATAAAAGTGGTGTCTTCAATGGGGATTGTGGGACACAGCAAAACCACGCGGTTACTGCAATTGGATATGGTACTGACATTGATGGGACTGATTATTGGTTGGTGAAGAATTCGTGGGGAACCAGTTGGGGTGAAAATGGGTATATGAGGATGCGAAGAGGCATCGGTTCAAGCGAAGGCCTATGTGGCGTTGCCATGGCTGCTTCTTATCCAACTGCATGA
- the LOC127905213 gene encoding senescence-specific cysteine protease SAG12-like — protein MTVHLVGLGIYPGCCWAFSVVAPIEGIIKLKTGNLISLSEQQLVNYDVGNKGCHGGLMDTAFQYIIRNEGLTSEDNYPYQGVDGTCSSEKAASIAAEITGDEDVPKNNENALLQAVAKQPVSVGVDGGGNDFQFYKSGVFNGDCGTQQNHAVTAIGYGTDSDVTDYWLVKNSWGTSWGESGYTRMQRGIGASEGLCGVAMDASYPTS, from the exons ATGACCGTCCACCTTGTTGGTTTGGGTATTTATCCAG GATGTTGCTGGGCATTTTCCGTAGTGGCACCAATAGAAGGAATTATAAAGCTTAAGACAGGTAACTTAATATCATTATCAGAGCAACAACTTGTGAACTATGATGTTGGAAATAAAGGCTGTCACGGTGGTCTCATGGACACTGCTTTCCAATATATTATACGAAACGAAGGGCTAACAAGTGAAGATAATTACCCCTACCAAGGAGTAGATGGCACTTGCAGTAGCGAGAAGGCAGCATCTATTGCAGCAGAAATAACTGGGGATGAAGACGTGCCAAAGAATAATGAAAATGCTCTCCTGCAAGCTGTGGCCAAACAGCCAGTATCTGTTGGTGTTGACGGTGGTGGGAACGATTTCCAGTTTTATAAAAGTGGTGTCTTCAATGGGGATTGTGGGACACAGCAAAACCACGCGGTTACTGCAATTGGATATGGTACCGACAGTGATGTGACTGATTATTGGTTGGTGAAGAATTCGTGGGGAACCAGTTGGGGTGAAAGTGGGTATACGAGGATGCAAAGAGGCATCGGTGCAAGCGAAGGCCTATGTGGCGTTGCCATGGATGCTTCTTATCCGACTTCTTGA
- the LOC112327223 gene encoding senescence-specific cysteine protease SAG12 has translation MAAKKCNTRIFVPFLLILAAWATKIACRPLDEQEYMLKRHEEWMAQHGRVYGDMKEKEKRYLIFKENIERIEAFNNGSDRGYKLGVNKFADLTNEEFRAMYHGYKRQSSKLMSSSFRYENLSDIPTSMDWRNDGAVTPVKDQGTCGCCWAFSTVAAIEGIIKLQTGNLISLSEQQLVDCTAGNKGCQGGLMDTAFQYIIRNGGLTSEDNYPYQGVDGTCSSEKAASTEAQITGYEDVPQNNENALLQAVAKQPVSVAVDGGGNDFRFYKSGVFEGDCGTNLNHGVTAIGYGTDSDGTDYWLVKNSWGTSWGENGYMRMRRGIGSSEGLCGVAMDASYPTA, from the exons ATGGCCGCAAAAAAATGCAATACTCGTATTTTTGTGCCATTTCTCCTTATTTTAGCTGCATGGGCAACAAAAATAGCTTGTCGTCCTCTTGATGAGCAGGAATATATGTTGAAGAGGCATGAAGAATGGATGGCTCAACATGGACGTGTCTATGGAGAcatgaaagagaaggagaaacgatacttgatttttaaggaaaatattGAACGTATAGAAGCATTTAACAACGGTTCTGACCGCGGATACAAGCTTGGTGTGAACAAATTCGCAGACTTGACCAATGAAGAATTTCGTGCTATGTATCATGGGTACAAGAGACAATCATCCAAATTGATGTCTTCATCATTTAGATATGAAAATCTAAGTGACATACCAACTTCAATGGATTGGAGAAATGATGGTGCAGTCACCCCAGTTAAAGACCAAGGCACTTGTG GGTGTTGCTGGGCATTTTCCACAGTGGCAGCAATAGAGGGAATTATAAAGCTTCAGACAGGTAACTTAATATCATTATCAGAGCAACAACTTGTGGACTGTACTGCTGGAAATAAAGGCTGTCAAGGTGGTCTCATGGACACTGCTTTCCAATATATTATACGAAACGGAGGGCTAACAAGTGAAGATAATTACCCCTACCAAGGAGTAGATGGCACTTGCAGTAGCGAGAAGGCAGCATCTACTGAAGCACAAATAACTGGGTATGAAGACGTGCCACAGAATAATGAAAACGCTCTCCTGCAGGCTGTGGCCAAACAGCCAGTATCTGTCGCTGTTGACGGTGGTGGGAACGATTTCCGGTTTTATAAAAGTGGTGTCTTCGAAGGGGATTGTGGGACAAACCTAAACCATGGGGTTACTGCAATTGGATATGGTACCGACAGTGATGGGACTGATTATTGGTTGGTAAAGAATTCGTGGGGAACTAGTTGGGGTGAAAATGGGTATATGAGGATGCGAAGAGGCATCGGTTCAAGCGAAGGCCTATGTGGCGTTGCCATGGATGCTTCTTATCCAACTGCATGA